The following proteins are co-located in the Echinicola sp. 20G genome:
- a CDS encoding SusD/RagB family nutrient-binding outer membrane lipoprotein has protein sequence MKSIKRICSILMISIVGLILEACTGDFEEMNTDPNNPVSISPALLLPNAIQVSVDRYWGHSTRFERLNIDAAMCWMQHLARNIYINVEGDSYEIPLTISSGTWDALYNDALINFESVLKLSAEDGEFHNSNYQGVAITMKAFTFSYMTDVFGPIPYSEALKGTAEEAINSPKYDSMEEIYAGLLEELGTANALLDVNGPAINGDILFDGDILKWKKFANSLRLKLANHQAEQKPMESQAVMAEILGNPSVYPVFTNNDDFAQLHHVDVIGSRNKMFDVFSTRSDWNISETLINKLLELDDDRITVYALPLADGSYAGLPNGLTDAAASTYTASTIGTKFLDPTAPSILMSYAELLFIKAEAAYDGDIDGDPAALLEEAIAASFDQHGLDMPGDYMSRVGMVDKEAIMTQKWLALFGQGIEAWTEYRRTGYPVFPPANPNSVFYNEGVLPTRIEYPTSEYSLNKSALDEGVRILGGEDNMRVPLWWVEN, from the coding sequence ATGAAAAGTATAAAAAGAATATGTAGCATTCTGATGATTTCCATAGTAGGCTTGATTTTAGAAGCTTGTACAGGGGATTTTGAAGAGATGAATACGGATCCTAATAATCCGGTGAGTATTTCGCCGGCCTTATTATTACCCAACGCCATTCAGGTTTCGGTAGATAGATATTGGGGACATAGTACCAGGTTTGAGCGGTTGAACATTGATGCAGCGATGTGCTGGATGCAGCACTTGGCCAGAAATATATATATCAATGTTGAAGGTGATAGTTATGAAATTCCCTTGACTATTTCATCTGGGACTTGGGATGCACTGTATAATGATGCCTTGATTAATTTTGAAAGTGTTTTAAAGCTTTCGGCAGAAGATGGTGAGTTCCATAATAGTAACTATCAGGGAGTTGCCATAACGATGAAAGCCTTTACTTTTTCATATATGACAGATGTGTTTGGCCCGATTCCTTATTCAGAGGCATTAAAAGGAACAGCGGAAGAAGCTATTAATAGCCCCAAATACGATTCCATGGAGGAAATTTATGCAGGGTTATTGGAGGAACTGGGTACAGCCAATGCGCTTTTGGATGTAAATGGACCGGCTATCAATGGAGATATTCTTTTTGATGGAGATATTTTAAAGTGGAAAAAGTTTGCCAATTCCTTAAGACTGAAATTGGCAAATCATCAAGCTGAGCAAAAGCCAATGGAATCCCAAGCAGTAATGGCGGAAATTTTAGGTAATCCAAGTGTGTACCCGGTATTCACAAATAACGATGATTTCGCTCAACTTCATCATGTAGATGTCATAGGCAGTAGAAACAAGATGTTTGATGTCTTCTCCACTCGATCAGATTGGAATATTAGCGAAACTTTGATTAACAAATTGTTGGAGTTGGATGATGATAGGATTACAGTTTATGCACTTCCCTTGGCTGATGGTTCGTATGCAGGTTTGCCTAATGGTCTCACTGATGCTGCAGCCAGTACTTATACCGCATCAACCATTGGGACAAAATTTCTTGATCCTACAGCCCCAAGTATTCTAATGAGCTATGCAGAGTTGCTTTTTATAAAAGCAGAAGCAGCATATGATGGGGATATTGATGGTGATCCGGCAGCTTTGCTGGAAGAGGCTATTGCTGCATCATTTGATCAGCATGGGTTGGATATGCCAGGTGATTATATGTCAAGGGTAGGCATGGTGGACAAAGAAGCTATAATGACTCAAAAATGGTTGGCACTTTTTGGGCAAGGGATTGAAGCTTGGACAGAATATAGAAGGACGGGATATCCGGTTTTTCCTCCTGCAAACCCAAATTCAGTTTTTTATAATGAAGGTGTTTTGCCTACCAGAATAGAATATCCTACCTCGGAATATTCTTTGAATAAGTCAGCTTTGGATGAAGGAGTGAGGATACTTGGTGGAGAAGATAATATGAGGGTACCACTTTGGTGGGTTGAAAATTAA